In the genome of Streptomyces collinus, one region contains:
- a CDS encoding MOSC domain-containing protein, which yields MSGHVTAVSSNGEYSFTKPNRDSITLLTGLGVEGDVHAGVTVKHRSRVAQDPTQPNLRQVHLMHEELFAEVGENGFKVAPGELGENITTRGIDLLALPTGTLLRIGDSAVLEVTGLRNPCLQIDLFQDGLLKQVVGRDEAGDIVRKAGIMSVVREGGVVRPGDTIEAELPSGPHRPLERV from the coding sequence ATGAGCGGGCACGTGACGGCGGTCAGCAGCAACGGGGAGTACTCGTTCACCAAGCCCAACCGGGACAGCATCACGCTGCTCACCGGCCTCGGCGTCGAGGGGGACGTGCACGCCGGCGTGACGGTCAAGCACCGCTCGCGCGTCGCCCAGGACCCCACCCAGCCCAATCTGCGCCAGGTCCACCTCATGCACGAGGAGCTCTTCGCCGAGGTCGGCGAGAACGGCTTCAAGGTGGCCCCCGGCGAACTCGGCGAGAACATCACCACCCGGGGCATCGACCTGCTCGCACTGCCCACCGGCACCCTGCTGCGCATCGGCGACAGCGCCGTCCTGGAGGTCACGGGGCTGCGCAACCCCTGCCTGCAGATCGACCTCTTCCAGGACGGGTTGCTCAAGCAGGTCGTCGGACGTGACGAGGCGGGCGACATCGTGCGCAAGGCCGGGATCATGAGCGTGGTGCGCGAGGGCGGCGTGGTACGCCCCGGCGACACGATCGAGGCGGAACTCCCCAGCGGACCGCACCGGCCGCTGGAACGGGTCTGA
- a CDS encoding class I SAM-dependent methyltransferase yields the protein MPEPRETAVYTHGHHESVLRSHTWRTAANSAAYLLPSLKPHMKILDIGCGPGTITADLAGLVPDGQVTGVDRAPEILEQARATAAGRGLANVRFAVADVHALDYPDDTFCVVHAHQVLQHVGDPVRALREMKRVVRPGGLVAVRDADYEAMTWYPASEGLDAWLDLYRRVARANGGEPDAGRRLKSWALRAGLTDITASSGTWTYATAQERAWWSGLWADRTLASTYADRAVEGGHTDEAGLRRAAAAWREWGAREDGWFSVLHGEILCRKEA from the coding sequence ATGCCGGAACCCCGCGAGACCGCCGTCTACACCCACGGACACCACGAGTCCGTGCTGCGCTCGCACACCTGGCGCACCGCCGCCAACTCGGCGGCCTACCTGCTGCCTTCGCTCAAGCCCCACATGAAGATCCTGGACATCGGCTGCGGGCCGGGCACGATCACCGCCGACCTGGCCGGACTCGTGCCCGACGGGCAGGTCACCGGCGTCGACCGGGCGCCGGAGATCCTGGAGCAGGCACGCGCCACGGCGGCCGGACGGGGGCTGGCCAACGTCCGCTTCGCGGTCGCCGACGTGCACGCCCTGGACTACCCGGACGACACGTTCTGCGTCGTCCACGCCCACCAGGTGCTCCAGCACGTGGGCGACCCGGTGCGGGCGCTGCGCGAGATGAAGCGGGTCGTCAGGCCCGGCGGGCTCGTCGCCGTCCGGGACGCGGACTACGAGGCCATGACCTGGTACCCCGCCTCCGAGGGGCTCGACGCCTGGCTGGACCTCTACCGCCGGGTCGCGCGGGCCAACGGCGGTGAGCCGGACGCCGGGCGCCGGCTGAAGTCCTGGGCGCTGCGGGCCGGGCTGACGGACATCACGGCGAGCTCGGGCACCTGGACCTACGCCACAGCGCAGGAGCGGGCCTGGTGGAGCGGGCTGTGGGCCGACCGCACCCTGGCCTCGACGTACGCGGACCGGGCCGTCGAGGGCGGGCACACGGACGAGGCGGGGCTGCGCCGCGCGGCCGCGGCCTGGCGGGAGTGGGGCGCGCGGGAGGACGGGTGGTTCAGCGTGCTGCACGGAGAAATTCTCTGCCGCAAGGAAGCCTGA
- a CDS encoding diacylglycerol/lipid kinase family protein, with amino-acid sequence MTPHDPDLTVPKPGHRPLRDRALTLDRRLFEAAAGRRRPGADPVLPRLGRGAGQGALWFAAAAALAVSRTPRARRAAARGLASLGVASLSAGVLGRRSVRRPRPAAHAVPPVRLVRLVRLVRLVRRLKRQPVTLSFPDGHAASAAAFATGVALESPGWGAVVAPVAASVTLSRVHTGVRRPSEALAGAALGAGAAFAVRGLVPTRGQVTPPARPQADVPALLRGEGLVLVANSASGTADRARALRDALPGAEVVECAPGEVSARLEEAAGRARVLGVCGGDGTVNTAARVALRTGLPLAVLPGGTLNHFAYDLGVEDVRDLARALRQGDAVRVDVGRYSCGDRHGVFLNTCSVGVYPELVRERERWSHRIGGWPAGVLTALRVLRTGRHPLEAEFQGRTRPLWLLFAGNGTYHRMGLASGRRRDLADGQLDVRVVHGGRRPAGRLLAAALAGPLTRSPAHAAVQVGRLRLDHVAPGTLLAYDGEVTEVEGRVTLEKLPEALTVYRPIAGY; translated from the coding sequence ATGACGCCCCACGATCCGGACCTCACCGTCCCGAAGCCCGGGCACCGTCCCCTGCGCGACCGGGCCCTCACCCTGGACCGCCGCCTCTTCGAGGCCGCAGCGGGCCGGCGCCGGCCCGGGGCGGACCCCGTCCTGCCCCGGCTGGGCCGCGGCGCGGGCCAGGGCGCGCTCTGGTTCGCGGCGGCCGCCGCCCTCGCCGTGAGCCGTACGCCCCGCGCCCGCAGGGCGGCGGCCCGCGGCCTGGCCTCCCTGGGCGTCGCCTCCCTCAGCGCCGGCGTCCTCGGCAGGCGCTCGGTCCGCCGCCCCCGCCCGGCGGCGCACGCGGTCCCGCCGGTCCGGCTGGTCCGTCTGGTCCGTCTGGTCCGTCTGGTCCGGCGGCTGAAGCGGCAGCCGGTCACCCTCTCGTTCCCCGACGGGCACGCCGCGTCCGCCGCCGCGTTCGCCACCGGTGTCGCGCTGGAGTCCCCGGGCTGGGGTGCGGTCGTCGCCCCGGTGGCCGCTTCGGTGACCCTGTCCCGCGTGCACACCGGCGTCCGCCGCCCGAGCGAAGCCCTGGCGGGCGCGGCCCTGGGTGCGGGCGCCGCGTTCGCCGTACGGGGACTGGTGCCGACGCGGGGCCAGGTCACTCCGCCGGCCCGCCCGCAGGCCGACGTCCCCGCACTGCTGCGGGGCGAGGGGCTCGTCCTCGTCGCGAACAGCGCCTCGGGCACCGCCGACCGGGCCCGTGCCCTGCGCGACGCCCTCCCGGGCGCCGAGGTGGTCGAGTGCGCCCCCGGCGAGGTGTCCGCGCGGCTGGAGGAGGCAGCCGGCCGTGCCCGGGTGCTGGGCGTGTGCGGCGGCGACGGCACGGTGAACACCGCCGCCCGCGTCGCCCTGCGCACCGGCCTGCCCCTGGCGGTGCTGCCCGGCGGCACCCTCAACCACTTCGCCTACGACCTGGGCGTGGAGGACGTGCGCGACCTGGCCCGGGCGCTGCGTCAGGGCGATGCCGTGCGCGTGGACGTGGGCCGGTACTCCTGCGGCGACCGGCACGGCGTCTTCCTCAACACGTGCAGCGTCGGCGTCTATCCGGAGCTGGTGCGCGAGCGGGAGCGCTGGTCCCACCGGATCGGCGGCTGGCCGGCCGGGGTGCTCACGGCGCTGCGCGTGCTGCGGACCGGCCGGCATCCGCTGGAGGCCGAGTTCCAGGGCCGTACGCGCCCGCTGTGGCTGCTGTTCGCCGGGAACGGCACCTACCACCGTATGGGGCTGGCCTCCGGGCGCCGGCGGGATCTCGCGGACGGGCAGCTCGACGTGCGGGTCGTGCACGGTGGCCGCCGGCCCGCCGGGCGGCTGCTGGCCGCCGCCCTCGCGGGCCCCCTGACCCGTTCCCCCGCCCATGCGGCCGTCCAGGTGGGACGGCTGCGCCTGGACCACGTGGCGCCCGGCACGCTCCTCGCCTACGACGGCGAGGTGACGGAGGTGGAAGGCCGCGTGACGCTGGAGAAGCTCCCCGAGGCGCTGACCGTGTACCGGCCGATCGCCGGCTACTGA
- a CDS encoding CBS domain-containing protein: MAEYVKDVMTAGVVAVRPDASLVEAAQLMRTQNIGDVVVAEGQDVIGVLTDRDITVRAVADGADPMTVSARTACTPNPVTVTPDDRVATAVALMREHAVRRLPVVENGLPVGIVSLGDVAEAEDPASALADISRAQPDARGGG; the protein is encoded by the coding sequence ATGGCCGAGTACGTCAAGGACGTGATGACAGCGGGTGTGGTCGCGGTGCGCCCGGACGCCTCGCTCGTCGAGGCGGCGCAGCTGATGCGCACGCAGAACATCGGCGACGTGGTGGTGGCCGAAGGCCAGGATGTGATCGGGGTGCTCACCGACCGTGACATCACGGTACGGGCCGTCGCCGACGGCGCCGACCCGATGACGGTCAGCGCGCGGACCGCGTGCACCCCGAATCCGGTGACGGTGACGCCGGACGACCGCGTGGCGACGGCGGTGGCGCTGATGCGCGAGCACGCGGTGCGCCGGCTGCCCGTGGTGGAGAACGGGCTGCCGGTGGGGATCGTGAGCCTCGGCGACGTGGCCGAGGCCGAGGACCCCGCGTCGGCCCTCGCCGACATCAGCCGCGCCCAGCCCGATGCCCGGGGTGGTGGGTGA
- a CDS encoding type 1 glutamine amidotransferase domain-containing protein, translating into MRIAFLVAPEGVEQIELTDPWQAAKDAGHEPVLVSTQQGEIQAFNHLDKADTFPVDEVVGDASPDSFGALVLPGGVANPDFLRMDDKAVAFVRDFFEHGRPVAAICHAPWTLVEADVVRGRELTSWPSLQTDIRNAGGTWVDKQVKVCDHGANKLVTSRKPDDLKAFCETFLEVFAQQAA; encoded by the coding sequence ATGCGTATCGCGTTTCTGGTCGCGCCCGAGGGCGTCGAGCAGATCGAGCTGACCGATCCGTGGCAGGCCGCGAAGGACGCGGGTCACGAGCCCGTGCTGGTGTCGACGCAGCAGGGCGAGATCCAGGCCTTCAACCACCTCGACAAGGCGGACACGTTCCCCGTGGACGAGGTCGTGGGCGACGCCTCGCCGGACTCCTTCGGTGCTCTCGTGCTGCCCGGCGGCGTCGCCAATCCGGACTTTCTGCGGATGGACGACAAGGCCGTGGCGTTCGTCCGGGACTTCTTCGAGCACGGCCGTCCGGTGGCGGCGATCTGCCACGCGCCGTGGACGCTGGTCGAGGCGGACGTCGTGCGCGGCCGGGAGCTCACGTCCTGGCCGAGCCTGCAGACGGACATCCGCAACGCGGGCGGCACCTGGGTCGACAAGCAGGTCAAGGTCTGCGACCACGGGGCGAACAAGCTGGTCACCAGCCGCAAGCCGGACGATCTGAAGGCGTTCTGCGAGACCTTCCTGGAGGTCTTCGCGCAGCAGGCCGCCTGA
- a CDS encoding DUF6158 family protein, whose product MTGVDPDRLDDQQLMKELETIHRTRHDTLLYGSNDALRAHNERMAQLEGEYLRRNPRRPVAAGRTREGARERGSGES is encoded by the coding sequence ATGACCGGAGTGGATCCTGACCGGCTGGACGACCAGCAGCTCATGAAAGAGCTGGAGACCATCCACCGCACGCGCCACGACACACTGCTCTACGGGTCGAACGACGCGTTGCGCGCCCACAACGAGCGCATGGCGCAGCTGGAGGGCGAATATCTGCGCCGCAACCCGCGCCGCCCGGTGGCCGCGGGCCGCACACGCGAAGGGGCCCGGGAGCGGGGGAGCGGGGAGTCGTAG
- a CDS encoding baeRF2 domain-containing protein gives MDLAFLHPLYEHPGPWASVYVDTSRHTEGTPHERELTAQAMAGALAEQGADEATCRAVRGAIEDLRHSSEPHGRALFARAGEVVLDPPLVRPPQGGDWAEWAPLPRVAPLLELAGEDPVCVVAYVDRKGADFELRNALGREDAGSVSGRQWPVHRTGSADWSERHFQLRVENTWEHNAAEIADALAVCQEETRADLLILVGDDRERRSVHDRLPKRLHDLVVEAPHGTGSRLLDEDVERARAEHVARQAEAELERFRAARNPDDEGRAGAAEGVPALVEAAREHRIDELLIRVDGPDAHREVWIGEDPDQLAVRRTDLKVLGEQHSWPARADDALIRSAVATDAPALSVSEREVPVGGLGALLRWK, from the coding sequence ATGGATCTCGCCTTTCTGCACCCACTGTACGAACACCCCGGGCCTTGGGCCTCCGTGTACGTCGACACCTCGCGGCACACGGAGGGCACTCCCCACGAGCGGGAGCTGACGGCCCAGGCCATGGCCGGTGCGCTGGCCGAGCAGGGAGCGGACGAGGCGACGTGCCGGGCCGTGCGGGGCGCGATCGAGGATCTGCGGCACTCCTCCGAGCCGCACGGCCGGGCCCTGTTCGCCCGCGCCGGCGAGGTCGTCCTCGACCCGCCGCTGGTCCGCCCCCCGCAGGGCGGCGACTGGGCCGAATGGGCGCCGCTGCCGCGGGTCGCGCCCCTGCTGGAGCTGGCCGGCGAGGACCCCGTGTGCGTGGTGGCGTACGTCGACCGCAAGGGCGCGGACTTCGAGCTGCGCAACGCGCTGGGCCGGGAGGACGCCGGGAGCGTCAGCGGGCGGCAGTGGCCCGTGCACCGGACGGGCTCCGCGGACTGGTCCGAGCGGCACTTCCAGCTGCGGGTGGAGAACACCTGGGAGCACAACGCCGCGGAGATCGCCGACGCGCTCGCCGTGTGCCAGGAGGAGACCAGGGCCGACCTGCTGATTCTCGTCGGCGACGACCGGGAGCGGCGGTCCGTGCACGACCGGCTGCCCAAGCGGCTGCACGACCTGGTGGTGGAGGCGCCGCACGGTACGGGCAGCCGACTGCTCGACGAGGACGTGGAGCGGGCGCGGGCCGAGCATGTGGCGCGGCAGGCCGAGGCGGAGCTGGAGCGGTTCCGCGCTGCCCGGAACCCTGACGACGAGGGCCGGGCCGGGGCCGCCGAGGGGGTGCCCGCGCTGGTCGAGGCGGCGCGGGAGCACCGCATCGACGAGCTGCTGATCAGGGTGGACGGGCCGGACGCGCACCGCGAGGTGTGGATCGGGGAGGACCCCGACCAGCTCGCGGTGCGCCGCACGGACCTGAAGGTCCTCGGCGAGCAGCACTCGTGGCCGGCCCGGGCCGACGACGCGCTGATCCGCTCCGCGGTGGCCACGGACGCGCCCGCCCTTTCGGTCTCCGAGCGGGAGGTCCCGGTGGGCGGCCTCGGAGCGCTGCTGCGCTGGAAGTGA
- a CDS encoding DUF2795 domain-containing protein — MQRGSDRLSVHRDDEMKHELQGLLRSGHPTRSEEWHDPEPAAEDDPEVAHGPVTPSRAPTSLESVRLELARILGRRAFPASARDLTRELRGHQAPDTLVEALEGLPRQERYGNVQELAQALIRARETGPEEYA; from the coding sequence ATGCAGCGAGGCAGCGACCGGCTGAGCGTCCACCGGGACGACGAGATGAAGCACGAACTGCAGGGTCTGCTCAGGTCAGGGCACCCCACGCGCAGTGAGGAGTGGCACGACCCGGAGCCGGCCGCCGAGGACGACCCCGAGGTCGCCCACGGGCCGGTGACGCCGAGCCGTGCGCCGACGTCCCTGGAGTCGGTCCGGCTGGAACTGGCCCGGATCCTGGGCCGCAGGGCGTTCCCCGCGAGCGCGCGCGACCTGACCCGCGAGCTGCGCGGCCACCAGGCGCCCGACACCTTGGTAGAGGCCCTGGAGGGGCTGCCGCGCCAGGAGCGCTACGGCAACGTCCAGGAGCTGGCCCAGGCCCTGATCCGGGCCCGTGAGACCGGGCCGGAGGAGTACGCGTAG